A single region of the Gephyromycinifex aptenodytis genome encodes:
- a CDS encoding type III polyketide synthase, with translation MSEHVASLRPRASTVLAVRGALPAHSYPQEEITDAVAEVIGVSGADRRLLSRLHANAGVSRRHLVLPLERYRELGSFTETNDAFIEAAVELGTQALLEALQAAGLGPADVDLIASATVTGLAVPSLDARIAAQAGLRLDVKRMPLVGLGCVAGAAGIARLHDHLLGHPEDVAVLVAAEMCSLTVQRDDRSTANLIASGLFGDGAAAVVLAGSDHGGGSAAYRDDSNSPTLRVLATRSRLYPGTERAMGWDVGSSGLRIVLGVEVPALVEAQVRGDVDSFLAEHGLSRDDISFWVAHPGGPKVLEALATALQVEREALALTWDSLAAIGNLSSASVLHVLADTLRTRPPQPESLGMMLAMGPGFCLEMVLLQA, from the coding sequence ATGTCGGAGCACGTCGCGAGCCTACGTCCCCGCGCAAGCACGGTCCTGGCAGTGCGCGGCGCTTTGCCCGCCCACAGCTATCCGCAGGAGGAGATCACGGACGCGGTCGCTGAGGTGATCGGCGTCAGCGGCGCCGACCGGCGGTTGTTGAGTCGCCTGCACGCCAATGCCGGAGTCTCCCGACGTCACCTGGTGCTGCCCCTGGAGCGCTACCGGGAGCTGGGGTCGTTCACCGAGACCAATGACGCCTTCATCGAAGCTGCCGTAGAACTGGGTACGCAGGCACTGCTGGAGGCTTTGCAAGCTGCGGGGCTGGGCCCGGCCGACGTCGACCTCATCGCCTCCGCGACGGTGACCGGGTTGGCTGTTCCCTCCCTGGACGCACGGATCGCGGCGCAGGCCGGGCTGCGGCTGGACGTCAAACGGATGCCCCTGGTCGGGCTGGGTTGCGTGGCAGGCGCCGCTGGAATCGCTCGGCTGCACGACCACCTCCTGGGTCACCCCGAGGACGTTGCCGTGTTGGTGGCCGCTGAAATGTGCAGTCTGACCGTGCAACGCGATGACCGCTCGACCGCCAACCTCATCGCCAGCGGCCTGTTCGGTGACGGCGCCGCGGCGGTCGTCTTGGCCGGCTCCGACCATGGTGGCGGCTCCGCGGCCTACCGAGACGACTCGAACAGCCCCACGCTGCGGGTGCTGGCCACCCGCAGCCGGTTGTACCCCGGTACCGAGCGGGCCATGGGTTGGGATGTGGGCTCCAGTGGGCTGCGCATCGTCCTGGGGGTTGAGGTGCCCGCTCTGGTCGAAGCGCAGGTGCGCGGTGACGTCGACTCCTTCCTGGCCGAGCACGGCCTGAGCCGAGATGACATCTCGTTCTGGGTCGCCCACCCGGGAGGGCCGAAGGTTCTGGAGGCGTTGGCGACCGCCCTTCAGGTAGAGCGCGAAGCCCTCGCCCTCACCTGGGATTCCCTGGCCGCCATCGGCAACCTGTCCTCCGCTTCGGTGCTGCATGTCCTGGCTGACACGTTGCGAACCCGACCGCCGCAACCGGAATCGTTGGGGATGATGCTCGCGATGGGGCCGGGTTTCTGCCTTGAGATGGTGTTGTTGCAGGCATGA
- a CDS encoding isoprenylcysteine carboxyl methyltransferase family protein, with product MNSAAWFTVLIVLVGLERVAELILSRRNAAWALARGGQEYGRQHYPAMVALHSGFLLAALIEVWFLGRAFPWWGWCMLVLVVAAQALRWWCIATLGRRWNTRVIVVPGLPLIERGPYGVLRHPNYVAVVLEGFALPLVHGAWITALVFSTCNAALLRRRIQVENAALAQAPAARVDTSALEVDQSEDQE from the coding sequence ATGAACAGCGCCGCGTGGTTCACCGTGCTCATCGTGCTCGTCGGCCTGGAACGGGTTGCCGAACTGATCCTCTCGCGCCGCAACGCTGCCTGGGCGCTGGCCCGTGGCGGTCAGGAGTACGGCCGCCAGCACTACCCGGCGATGGTTGCGCTGCACAGTGGTTTCCTGCTGGCTGCCCTGATCGAGGTGTGGTTCTTGGGGCGCGCCTTCCCCTGGTGGGGTTGGTGCATGCTGGTTTTGGTCGTGGCCGCGCAAGCCCTGCGCTGGTGGTGCATCGCCACCCTGGGCAGGCGGTGGAACACCCGGGTCATCGTCGTGCCGGGTCTTCCGTTGATCGAACGCGGACCCTACGGCGTGCTGCGGCACCCGAACTATGTTGCCGTCGTGCTGGAGGGTTTTGCCTTGCCGCTGGTACACGGCGCCTGGATCACCGCCCTGGTGTTCTCGACGTGCAACGCGGCACTCCTACGCAGGCGGATTCAGGTGGAGAACGCCGCGCTGGCACAGGCCCCCGCCGCTCGCGTCGACACCTCGGCACTGGAGGTCGACCAGAGCGAAGACCAGGAGTGA
- a CDS encoding NAD(P)/FAD-dependent oxidoreductase has product MRAPWDVVVIGGGPVGLVAALQSRSYGLSVAVIEPRLPPIDKACGEGIMPAGLATLARLGVFPSGSPIRGIRYLRGQHCAQAALSPPGLGVRRTTLHAALVDAARDAGVEWFGWAAGALRQDESEVLVPPRAEEDAEPVRARYALIADGLHSPQRRWLGLEMPRRGCRRGLRQHYRTEPWTDHVEVHWGEHAEAYVTPLPGQIGLALLTARRGSFEEHLQQFPALAERLRQLQPVGQVRGAGPFGVRARRRVAGRALLIGDAAGYVDAITGEGLSLGFAQAAAAVQAIHHDQPQRYEAHWRAITLRSSLPTAALVQATRLAPVRRLLVPAAATAPGLFAACVAGVATAGTPGSSITAASGAG; this is encoded by the coding sequence GTGCGCGCGCCATGGGATGTCGTCGTGATCGGTGGCGGTCCGGTCGGGCTTGTCGCTGCGCTGCAGTCCCGTAGCTACGGGTTGAGCGTTGCGGTCATCGAACCGCGCCTGCCACCTATCGACAAGGCCTGCGGTGAAGGGATCATGCCGGCGGGGTTGGCGACCTTGGCCCGGCTGGGAGTGTTTCCGTCCGGATCCCCGATCCGAGGGATCCGCTACCTGCGCGGGCAGCACTGCGCGCAAGCGGCGCTGTCTCCGCCCGGCCTCGGGGTTCGGCGCACCACCTTGCACGCGGCGCTGGTCGACGCGGCCCGCGACGCCGGCGTCGAATGGTTCGGATGGGCCGCCGGGGCGCTGCGCCAGGACGAGTCCGAAGTGTTGGTGCCACCCCGAGCAGAAGAAGACGCCGAGCCGGTGCGGGCCCGATACGCGTTGATCGCCGATGGCCTGCATTCGCCGCAGCGTCGCTGGCTCGGGTTGGAGATGCCGCGACGGGGATGCCGGCGCGGCCTGCGCCAGCATTACCGCACCGAACCGTGGACCGACCATGTGGAGGTGCATTGGGGCGAACACGCAGAGGCCTACGTGACGCCCCTGCCGGGCCAGATCGGCCTCGCCCTCCTCACGGCACGCCGCGGCTCGTTCGAGGAACACCTGCAGCAATTTCCCGCTCTGGCCGAGCGGTTACGCCAGCTGCAGCCGGTGGGGCAGGTGCGCGGCGCGGGACCGTTCGGGGTGCGCGCCCGTCGTCGCGTGGCGGGCCGGGCGCTGCTCATCGGGGACGCGGCCGGTTACGTCGATGCCATCACCGGTGAGGGGCTGAGCCTCGGTTTCGCGCAAGCAGCCGCTGCCGTACAGGCCATCCATCATGATCAGCCGCAGCGTTACGAAGCGCACTGGCGGGCCATCACGCTGCGCAGCAGCCTCCCGACCGCGGCCTTGGTGCAGGCGACCAGGTTGGCTCCGGTACGTCGGCTTCTCGTGCCGGCGGCCGCCACCGCGCCGGGCCTTTTCGCCGCCTGCGTAGCCGGGGTGGCCACGGCCGGTACCCCCGGTTCGTCGATTACCGCCGCGTCGGGTGCAGGTTAG
- a CDS encoding cryptochrome/photolyase family protein, which translates to MPSLLWLRRDLRLNDLPSLVRAHEEGPVLPVFCLDPALLANAGAVRTIILLRSLSALNESCDGALVLRTGDPEQIIPELVAQVGASSVHISAESEPYGRARDERVREALDVPLVATGTPYAVGPGSVLTGQGQPYKVFTPFARAWREHGWPGPALRPAGLRWVTGVESESLPDEPACEVQLPAAGEPAALARWAQFLEEDLPRYADERDRPDLDTTSQLSMHLKFGTIHPRTLLADMAASPQAAGRGAQVFSNELAWREFHADVLWHRPDSLWSDLRAVMSGMVYDDPDSDPQAAAALQAWKQGRTGFPIVDAGMRQLRAEGWMHNRVRMVAASFLVKDLHVRWQYGAAHFMEYLRDGDPASNNHNWQWVAGTGTDAAPYFRIFNPTTQGKKFDPHGEYVRRYVPELRHLAGAACHEPGASTPNLTCDYPAPIVDHAQARRDALARHREAVQD; encoded by the coding sequence ATGCCGAGCCTGCTGTGGTTGCGACGCGACCTGCGACTCAACGACCTGCCGTCGTTAGTCCGCGCCCACGAGGAGGGCCCGGTGCTGCCGGTGTTCTGCCTCGATCCCGCTCTGTTGGCCAACGCTGGCGCGGTCCGCACGATCATCCTGCTGCGGTCCCTGAGCGCCCTGAACGAGTCCTGCGACGGTGCACTGGTGCTGCGCACCGGGGACCCCGAACAGATCATCCCCGAACTGGTGGCGCAGGTGGGCGCCAGTTCGGTGCACATCAGCGCTGAGTCAGAACCCTACGGCCGGGCCCGGGACGAGCGGGTTCGGGAGGCGCTGGACGTGCCTTTGGTCGCCACGGGCACCCCCTATGCGGTCGGCCCCGGGAGCGTGCTCACTGGGCAAGGTCAGCCGTACAAGGTCTTCACCCCCTTCGCTCGGGCGTGGCGAGAACACGGCTGGCCTGGCCCCGCGCTGCGGCCGGCCGGGCTGCGCTGGGTCACCGGCGTGGAATCCGAATCTCTCCCGGATGAACCGGCCTGCGAGGTGCAGCTTCCGGCCGCGGGGGAGCCGGCGGCGTTGGCCCGCTGGGCGCAATTCCTGGAGGAGGACCTGCCCCGCTACGCGGATGAGCGAGACCGTCCAGACCTGGACACCACTTCGCAGCTATCGATGCACTTGAAGTTCGGCACGATCCACCCGCGCACCCTGTTGGCAGACATGGCAGCCTCGCCGCAGGCTGCCGGTCGCGGCGCCCAGGTCTTCAGCAACGAGCTCGCCTGGCGGGAGTTCCATGCTGACGTGCTCTGGCACCGACCCGATTCGTTGTGGTCGGACCTGCGCGCGGTGATGTCAGGGATGGTCTACGACGACCCGGACAGCGACCCGCAAGCCGCCGCCGCGCTGCAAGCGTGGAAGCAGGGTCGCACCGGGTTCCCGATCGTCGATGCCGGTATGCGTCAGCTTCGCGCTGAGGGCTGGATGCATAACCGGGTGCGGATGGTCGCCGCCAGCTTCCTGGTCAAGGATCTGCACGTACGTTGGCAGTACGGCGCCGCCCATTTCATGGAGTACCTGCGCGATGGCGACCCCGCCTCGAATAACCACAACTGGCAATGGGTCGCTGGCACCGGCACGGACGCCGCCCCCTACTTCCGGATCTTCAACCCCACCACTCAGGGCAAGAAGTTCGACCCGCACGGGGAGTACGTGCGCCGCTACGTGCCCGAACTGCGGCATCTGGCCGGGGCGGCCTGCCATGAGCCCGGCGCGTCAACTCCCAACCTCACCTGCGACTACCCCGCTCCGATCGTCGATCACGCGCAGGCGCGTCGGGACGCCTTGGCCCGCCACCGCGAGGCAGTTCAAGATTGA
- a CDS encoding CPBP family intramembrane glutamic endopeptidase, with product MRPTRPGACSPRGRYSVINPVGELVAFGRASLLEPVPRDHQQTPQEFLRRRIVATVTLLVGSVLLWYSLSIPAGDNRFYWATLALAAVWAVGSFLSGPLHIGRAWTREKEIGLPVIQSLALAAVIIAVFLAGSILVAQIPVLRGPVDELLDYARVGSLSLVWAITMVNGIGEELFFRGALFAAIGRRLPVVISTVVYTLTTVGTGIPLLVLAAAMLGLLCGLQRRVTGGVLGPILVHCLWSSSMLFLLPAILDRLG from the coding sequence ATGCGCCCTACCCGACCCGGCGCCTGCTCTCCCCGCGGGCGGTATTCGGTGATCAACCCGGTCGGTGAACTCGTGGCATTCGGGCGCGCCTCTCTACTCGAGCCCGTTCCTCGAGACCATCAACAGACCCCGCAGGAATTCCTGCGGCGCCGAATCGTCGCTACCGTGACGTTGCTCGTCGGCTCCGTGCTGCTTTGGTACAGCCTGAGCATCCCCGCCGGCGACAACCGCTTCTACTGGGCCACGCTCGCCCTGGCGGCCGTCTGGGCCGTCGGGTCTTTCCTTTCCGGGCCGCTGCATATCGGACGAGCCTGGACGCGCGAAAAAGAGATCGGTCTGCCGGTCATCCAGTCCCTCGCGCTTGCCGCGGTGATCATCGCGGTCTTTCTGGCCGGTTCCATCCTCGTCGCCCAGATCCCGGTCCTGCGGGGGCCGGTGGACGAGCTCCTGGACTACGCCCGGGTCGGCTCGCTGTCACTGGTGTGGGCCATCACCATGGTCAACGGCATTGGCGAGGAACTGTTCTTCCGCGGTGCGCTCTTCGCGGCCATCGGACGGCGCTTGCCGGTGGTTATCTCCACCGTTGTCTACACCCTGACCACAGTAGGCACCGGGATCCCCCTGCTGGTGCTGGCGGCCGCGATGCTCGGGCTGCTGTGCGGTCTGCAACGCCGGGTCACCGGCGGCGTCTTGGGCCCGATCCTCGTGCATTGCCTGTGGTCCTCCTCCATGCTCTTTCTGCTGCCCGCCATTCTCGATCGCCTCGGCTGA
- a CDS encoding tryptophan-rich sensory protein: MSENATQTPQRITSTKRGLALVTGVTGYIGGELVEPLLEAGWQVRVLTRSADKLADIPWRTRVEVCEGDATSSEDLDKALAGVDVAYYLLHSMDNEGDFVRRDKELAQGFAQAATRAKVGRIAYLGGLHPDGEELSPHLASRVEVGQVFLDSEVPAACLQAAIVIGDESASFQMLRHLTERLPAMLGPKWLRNRIQPIAIADVVHYLVGVADLPAEVNRTFDIGGPEVLRYTEMIDRYAKVAGLPKRPIVTVPVLTPRLASSWVGLVTPISAGLARPLVSSLVHEVVCKENDIAQYVPEPEGGLTGFDDAVRTALSTVKPSRGRRNLLIATTATGAAAVIGSIASDPKSSWYRSLDTPSWRPPAAAFPIVWTALFATIAGTSGSAVTALQDDDRSAEATAYWSALATNLGLNAAWSVFFFRARAPWVAAAGAAALTASSADLARRAGKASSTHRNLLLPYALWCGFATALSTEIARRNPEVG, translated from the coding sequence GTGAGCGAAAATGCGACCCAGACCCCTCAGCGGATCACTTCGACAAAGCGCGGCTTGGCTCTGGTCACCGGAGTGACCGGCTACATCGGCGGGGAACTCGTCGAGCCCCTGCTCGAAGCCGGATGGCAGGTGCGGGTGTTGACCCGCTCCGCCGACAAGCTGGCTGACATTCCATGGCGCACGCGGGTGGAAGTCTGCGAAGGCGACGCCACGAGCAGCGAAGACCTCGACAAGGCGCTCGCCGGTGTGGATGTGGCCTACTACCTGCTGCATTCCATGGACAACGAGGGCGACTTCGTTCGTCGCGACAAGGAACTCGCCCAGGGCTTCGCGCAAGCAGCCACGCGCGCCAAGGTGGGGCGGATCGCCTACCTGGGTGGGTTGCACCCCGACGGCGAAGAACTCTCCCCGCACCTGGCCTCGCGGGTCGAGGTCGGCCAGGTCTTCCTGGACTCTGAGGTGCCGGCGGCTTGCCTGCAGGCGGCCATCGTCATCGGAGACGAGTCGGCGTCCTTCCAGATGCTGCGCCACCTGACCGAGCGTCTCCCGGCGATGTTGGGGCCGAAATGGCTGCGCAACCGCATCCAACCCATCGCCATCGCCGACGTCGTGCACTACCTGGTGGGCGTGGCCGATCTGCCGGCCGAGGTCAACCGCACCTTCGACATCGGTGGCCCCGAGGTGCTGCGCTATACCGAGATGATCGACCGCTACGCCAAGGTCGCCGGTCTGCCCAAGCGCCCGATCGTCACGGTGCCGGTGCTGACTCCGCGTCTGGCCAGCAGTTGGGTGGGTCTGGTCACCCCGATCTCGGCCGGGTTGGCGCGCCCCTTGGTCAGCAGCCTCGTGCATGAGGTGGTCTGCAAGGAGAACGACATCGCTCAGTACGTGCCTGAACCGGAGGGCGGACTCACCGGCTTCGACGATGCCGTCCGCACGGCGTTGAGCACCGTCAAGCCCTCCCGGGGTCGACGCAATCTGCTCATCGCCACGACCGCCACCGGCGCTGCCGCGGTGATCGGCTCCATCGCCTCAGATCCGAAGAGTTCCTGGTACCGCTCGCTGGACACCCCTTCCTGGCGGCCCCCAGCTGCAGCCTTCCCGATCGTGTGGACGGCGCTTTTCGCCACCATCGCCGGGACCTCAGGTTCTGCCGTCACGGCGCTCCAAGACGACGACCGGTCGGCGGAGGCCACCGCGTACTGGAGTGCGTTGGCGACGAACCTCGGCCTCAACGCTGCCTGGAGCGTCTTCTTCTTCCGGGCCCGTGCCCCGTGGGTGGCGGCTGCCGGGGCGGCGGCGCTCACCGCAAGCTCGGCCGACCTGGCCCGGCGCGCCGGCAAGGCTTCGAGCACGCATCGCAATCTGCTGCTGCCGTACGCGCTGTGGTGCGGCTTCGCCACGGCGCTGTCCACCGAGATCGCTCGGCGAAACCCCGAGGTCGGTTGA
- a CDS encoding pyridoxamine 5'-phosphate oxidase family protein, whose translation MDDARATLIEIMKDTRIAMLTHQDRQGRLVSHPMATQDVDFDGTAYFITERDSDKVADLQANPAVNVAYSGKGSWVSLSGTARIVDDVAKLTELWSSFTGAWMDGGPENPNNILIVVEADTAEYWDSPGNSKVTQVANLVKSRVSGERVEGENEVVDL comes from the coding sequence ATGGACGACGCACGCGCAACGCTCATCGAGATCATGAAGGACACCCGGATCGCCATGCTGACCCATCAAGATCGGCAGGGGCGTCTGGTTTCGCACCCGATGGCCACCCAAGACGTGGACTTCGACGGAACGGCGTACTTCATCACCGAACGCGACTCCGACAAGGTCGCCGACCTGCAGGCAAATCCGGCCGTCAACGTCGCTTACAGCGGTAAGGGCTCCTGGGTATCCCTGTCCGGTACCGCCCGGATCGTCGACGATGTGGCCAAGCTCACCGAACTGTGGAGCAGCTTCACCGGCGCGTGGATGGACGGTGGGCCGGAAAACCCGAACAACATCCTCATCGTCGTGGAGGCGGACACCGCCGAGTATTGGGACTCCCCGGGCAACAGCAAGGTCACCCAGGTGGCAAACCTCGTCAAATCGCGCGTCTCGGGCGAGCGCGTCGAAGGCGAGAACGAGGTCGTCGACCTCTGA
- a CDS encoding DUF2382 domain-containing protein gives MTIQDGFDHPQDADHTRGTRSEGLRTHEQSTFDRSRTDGEGGSIVLHEEELRIRTERIPTGRVTFRKRVVTEERTVVVTVRREELEIIEEDLTADAPPASEAGLPAVTGERLHDEVSSAADLTHSPEGDIEIILYAERPVVTLETVAAERVQVHRGSITENQDVTAEVFHEEAVLEREGEAPDHQPRR, from the coding sequence ATGACGATCCAGGACGGTTTCGACCACCCTCAGGATGCCGACCACACCCGCGGAACACGTTCCGAGGGCCTGCGTACGCATGAGCAGAGCACATTCGATCGGTCCCGGACCGACGGCGAGGGTGGCTCGATCGTGCTCCACGAAGAAGAGCTGCGCATCCGCACCGAGCGCATCCCCACCGGGCGCGTGACGTTCCGGAAGCGCGTCGTCACCGAAGAGCGCACGGTCGTGGTCACGGTACGTCGCGAAGAGCTCGAGATCATCGAAGAGGACCTCACCGCTGATGCACCCCCGGCGTCGGAGGCGGGACTGCCGGCGGTGACGGGCGAGCGCCTGCACGACGAGGTTTCCAGCGCTGCAGATCTCACCCATTCCCCGGAGGGCGACATCGAGATCATTCTGTACGCCGAGCGCCCGGTCGTCACTCTGGAGACGGTCGCCGCGGAGCGGGTACAGGTGCACCGCGGGTCGATCACCGAGAACCAGGACGTGACGGCCGAGGTCTTCCACGAAGAGGCTGTACTGGAACGCGAGGGCGAGGCGCCCGATCACCAGCCTCGGCGCTGA
- a CDS encoding O-antigen ligase family protein — protein sequence MPLRDKQGVTLDAPPQRSGSTAIPAPRPPSSRPQAWRRRQLCSAIAIAALAVVLAQATTDALPDQPVFWLFTPLRLVVLLGLAALLCADRIRPVVLPPRPSALGIAVLALVASGAIAALRTGHGWASWRALLTAIAVAYLATGIRRIAPASWLAITHLALFAVAIAATSALAQVANGVPTGFCRGALDGSADTCLAGSLIRATGPFANPNLLAPFLVLLVPIAGSAVGRADDLHTRTVLALPLVAAAAAVLVTWSRGGMCAAIAAALTFVVVARPSRLRLYLGGGAVVAALLGVTALLSLGFSAGVRTSVWRAAMTLAGAHPWGSGMGRSGALIDHMVPGDERFRHAHNLWLTWLVETGWLGLSATVAISVILIARLVRAAKSGHASVPALAAALTGFFVASLVDHPANAERLALTLAVVVGLAAAEKPAVATAAASATSHSRR from the coding sequence ATGCCGTTGCGCGACAAACAAGGGGTGACCCTCGACGCACCACCGCAGCGCTCCGGCTCCACCGCCATCCCTGCCCCGAGGCCGCCGAGTTCACGACCACAGGCCTGGAGACGCCGACAACTGTGCTCGGCAATAGCGATCGCCGCGCTGGCAGTGGTGCTAGCCCAGGCAACCACCGATGCGCTGCCGGACCAGCCCGTGTTCTGGCTATTCACCCCGCTACGCCTCGTGGTACTGCTCGGCCTTGCCGCGCTCTTGTGCGCAGACAGGATTCGACCCGTCGTTCTTCCGCCGCGCCCGAGCGCGCTCGGCATCGCAGTCTTGGCCCTGGTCGCTTCCGGGGCCATCGCCGCACTGCGCACCGGGCACGGCTGGGCCTCGTGGCGGGCGCTGCTGACAGCGATAGCCGTCGCCTACCTGGCAACCGGCATTCGACGTATCGCCCCCGCCAGCTGGCTCGCGATCACCCACCTCGCACTGTTCGCTGTGGCCATCGCTGCGACGTCGGCTCTTGCCCAGGTAGCCAACGGCGTTCCCACCGGTTTCTGCCGCGGAGCCCTCGACGGCTCGGCCGATACCTGCCTGGCCGGATCACTCATCAGGGCCACCGGCCCGTTCGCCAACCCCAACCTGTTGGCACCCTTCCTGGTGCTGCTGGTCCCCATTGCCGGCAGCGCCGTCGGCCGGGCCGACGATCTTCACACCCGAACCGTGCTGGCGCTGCCGTTGGTGGCCGCCGCCGCTGCCGTCCTGGTGACCTGGTCGCGCGGCGGGATGTGCGCCGCCATCGCGGCAGCACTGACCTTCGTCGTCGTGGCCCGCCCCTCCCGCCTTCGGCTCTACCTCGGCGGCGGCGCCGTAGTGGCGGCGCTACTGGGGGTGACGGCTCTGCTCAGCCTCGGGTTCTCGGCTGGGGTGCGTACGAGTGTGTGGCGAGCCGCGATGACGCTGGCCGGCGCGCACCCCTGGGGCAGCGGCATGGGGCGTTCCGGCGCGCTGATCGACCACATGGTTCCCGGCGATGAGCGTTTCCGTCACGCCCACAACCTGTGGCTGACCTGGCTCGTCGAAACCGGCTGGCTCGGGCTGAGCGCGACGGTGGCGATCAGCGTCATCCTGATCGCGCGCCTGGTGCGCGCAGCCAAAAGTGGACATGCCTCAGTCCCCGCGCTGGCTGCCGCGCTCACCGGCTTCTTCGTCGCCAGCCTGGTCGATCACCCGGCAAACGCGGAACGGCTTGCCCTCACCCTGGCCGTCGTTGTGGGCCTGGCTGCGGCAGAGAAGCCTGCGGTAGCGACGGCAGCCGCCTCCGCCACCAGCCACAGTCGCCGTTGA
- a CDS encoding tryptophan-rich sensory protein — protein sequence MTSQVSPADRARQMSVSAAEVFCIFGTLLGTGVLGTRVQESSGGALAADATHIAPAGPAFSIWSVIYLGLFAYTVWQWLPSQASQQRHRAIGWLVAASMVLNASWLLVTQVGWIAISVVVILLLLASLIALMMRLRAISPTSAADRVVTDLTFGLYLGWVCVAVCANIAAALAAGGVQVAPPLADWLAVAVVAVASAVGIALGHWSRGRVAIAAAMAWGLAWITVGRITDEPQSMPTAIAAGVGAVAILATTAARRLSSDVRT from the coding sequence ATGACGTCCCAAGTGTCACCCGCAGACCGCGCCCGACAGATGAGCGTGAGCGCCGCCGAGGTTTTCTGCATCTTCGGAACACTTCTCGGCACCGGCGTGCTCGGCACCCGTGTGCAGGAGTCCTCCGGCGGGGCGCTGGCAGCCGATGCCACCCATATCGCCCCAGCCGGGCCCGCCTTCTCAATCTGGTCGGTGATCTATCTCGGCCTGTTCGCCTACACCGTGTGGCAGTGGCTGCCCTCCCAGGCGAGCCAGCAACGCCATCGTGCGATCGGCTGGCTCGTCGCGGCTTCGATGGTGCTCAACGCTTCGTGGCTACTGGTGACCCAGGTCGGTTGGATAGCAATCAGCGTCGTCGTCATCCTGCTGCTCTTGGCCAGCCTGATCGCATTGATGATGAGACTGCGCGCAATCAGCCCGACCAGCGCCGCCGACCGTGTCGTAACCGATCTGACGTTCGGTCTCTACCTGGGCTGGGTATGCGTCGCCGTCTGCGCCAACATCGCCGCCGCCCTGGCAGCCGGCGGGGTACAGGTCGCGCCACCGTTGGCTGATTGGCTGGCCGTGGCCGTCGTCGCGGTCGCCAGCGCGGTCGGGATCGCACTGGGCCACTGGAGTCGAGGGCGGGTCGCCATCGCCGCCGCGATGGCGTGGGGGCTGGCCTGGATCACGGTGGGACGGATCACGGACGAACCTCAGTCGATGCCGACCGCCATCGCCGCAGGCGTGGGGGCCGTGGCGATCCTGGCCACCACGGCCGCCCGACGTCTGAGCAGCGACGTACGCACCTGA
- a CDS encoding arsenate-mycothiol transferase ArsC, which yields MTLHTEDLFDRITDELAYRYEGTFSRSEVTSQVMRSRAELEPTSRHPEFLPVLVEKHARDQLLASASAQGRLAKATPEILFVCVHNEGRSQMAAALAEHLSEGRVHVRSAGAHPTGIINPLVVEALRERGIELEHAYPTALSGDILQASDVVVRMGTTLDASPGYRSLDWDVADPQHQPLDVVRAIRDDLEERVIELLQDLDIPVRATALTPTAPQVAARPVRDMVSRFQLPWLKVG from the coding sequence ATGACGCTCCATACCGAAGACCTCTTTGACCGCATCACCGACGAACTCGCGTACCGCTACGAGGGCACCTTCTCGCGCTCCGAGGTGACCTCTCAGGTCATGCGCTCACGGGCCGAGCTGGAACCGACATCACGGCACCCGGAGTTCCTCCCGGTCCTTGTCGAAAAGCATGCCCGCGATCAGCTGCTCGCTTCGGCCAGTGCTCAGGGACGGCTGGCGAAGGCGACCCCGGAGATCCTCTTCGTGTGCGTGCACAACGAAGGCCGCTCTCAGATGGCCGCTGCCCTGGCGGAGCACCTGAGCGAGGGCCGAGTGCATGTGCGCTCCGCCGGCGCACACCCCACCGGCATCATCAATCCCCTCGTTGTCGAGGCCCTGCGTGAGCGGGGTATCGAACTCGAGCACGCCTATCCCACGGCTTTGAGCGGCGACATCCTCCAGGCATCTGACGTCGTGGTGCGCATGGGCACCACGCTGGACGCCTCCCCGGGCTACCGCAGCCTCGACTGGGACGTGGCCGACCCGCAGCACCAGCCCCTCGATGTGGTTCGTGCCATCCGCGACGACCTGGAGGAGCGAGTGATCGAGCTGCTGCAGGACCTCGACATCCCGGTGCGCGCCACGGCACTCACACCGACGGCACCCCAGGTGGCCGCCCGGCCGGTGCGAGACATGGTGAGCCGCTTCCAGTTGCCCTGGCTCAAGGTCGGATAG